AACCAGGACTACACGATATTGCATTTCAACAATTAAATTGCTTTAACAATTTTATAAAAAATAAATTAGGTGAAAAATCAATTGCTTCATCTATAGGTATTTTATTATGGCAAATATCACATTTAGATTGGGTAAGACCTGGCATAATGATTTATGGTGCTTCACCACAAGAAGGAAAACAAGGGAAAGACTTTGGTCTACTACCAGCAATGACACTTAAATCTTATTTAATTGCTATTCGTAAACATAAAGCTGGAGAACCTATCGGTTATGGTGGTATTTGGATTAGTGATCATGATACAACCATTGGTATAGTAGCAATTGGTTATGGAGATGGTTATCCAAGTAATGCTCCATCTGGAACACCAATTTTAATAAATGGGCGCAAAGTTCCTATTGTTGGTAAGGTATCTATGGATATGACTTCAGTCAATTTAGGAATTAATAGTCATGATAAAGTTGGAGATGAAGCTATTATATGGGGAGACTTATTACCAGTTGAAGAAATTGCTAAACATACCGGGATAAGTCATTACGAATTATTAACAAAATTAACATCAAGAGTCCTGATAAAATATCAGGAATAGTAAACTTTATTAAAGTTATTTAAAGTACAACTATTGAATAATAATATTAAACATTTAATATTTTACTATATTTTTAATATTATCATTAATTGATTAACACTATAAACTAATAATTACTCTTTATTTTTCAGTTATACATAACCTTTTATAATTTTATTATAAATAATACACAGTTATTATACATTATTACTTATAAAATACAATTTATTATGTAAAATTTGATAAATTATTAATTAATTATATTACTAATTTAATTATTAAATAAATAATAAAACAAAAATATTTAACACGCTCTACAGGATTTGAACCTGTGACCTACGGCTTAGAAGGCCGTTGCTCTATCCAAACTGAGCTAAGAGCGCTTAAAAAAATTACTTAAAATATCTATCAAAATAGTTTTATTTAAATTATAAAAGAATTAAAAATTAAAACAATCTTTTTTTATATAGTGAAATACACTTCATATATTTTATCTGCTATACAAAACATAGTTTTATTTCTTTAAAAAAGAAATATTCAATAATCTTAATGGATTAAATAATAATGTCAGCAAAAATTATTGATGGAAAAATGATTTCTGAAATAATAAAACAAGAGATCATCAAAAAAGTTACATTAAGGCTTTCATTAGGTAAGAGAGCTCCAGGAATTGCAGTGATTTTAATCGGTAATCATCCAGCTTCAAAAATTTACGTAAATAGTAAAAGAAAAGCCTGTAAAGATGTTGGTTTTATTTCTTATTCCTATGATTTAACAGAAACTATTTTTGAATCTAAACTTTTAAAATTAATAGATAAACTTAATAAAGATAAAACTATTGATGGAATACTTATTCAATTACCATTACCTAAAAATATTAATTATATTAAGATACTAGAGCATATAGATCCAAATAAGGATGTTGATGGATTTCATCCCTATAATATAGGGCGTCTCTGTCAATGTGCTCCGAGATTACGTCCTTGTACCCCACTAGGTATTATTACATTACTTGAACGATATAAAATAAACTTGTTGGGTCTAAATGCTGTTATGATAGGAGATTCAAATATCGTAGGTCGTCCTATGGGGCTAGAATTATTACTTGCTGGTTGCATAACTACTATAGCTAATAAATTTAGCAAAAATTTACCAAAAATAATAAAACAGGCAGATTTACTTATTGTAGCTATTGGTAAACCAAATTTTATTCCTGGTAATTGGATAAAACCAGGTGCTATTGTTATAGATGTCGGGATAAATAGACTTAAAAATGGAAAATTAACAGGTGATATTTGTTATCTAGAAGCACAACAAAGAGCTAGTTGGATTACTCCTGTACCAGGTGGTATAGGCCCAATGACTGTAATAACACTAATGCAAAATACATTACAAGCTTGTGAGGAATATAATGACAGTTAAAATATCAAAATAAATCTTTGATATAAATTAAATTAAAAATTTAATACATTAAAAATGTAAAAACTACAATGGTTACTGTAAAGGTTACTGTAAAGTTTTAATATATTAATTATTATAAAATATATAAAATTAATAATTAATTATTTTTACTAAGGTAATGAACCTTTATAAATATTTTAATATACCATTTGAAATATCTTAGATTTCAGAATCTATGATATATATTTCTCATAAATTAAACTTAATATGTTTAATTTAGTATTTATATTACTAAATCACTTGTAAAAAATTAAAAATTAATTTTTTAGTGGTATTTTAAAAATAAATTAATATAGCCATCGTAATTATACTTATTATAAATAATAAGTAAAAATAATATTATTGACTTAAATTTTAATAAAGTAATATTTTTAAATTAAGTAGAATGAAAAAATACCCTTACTAAATATGAGTAAGTTAGTAACTTATAGTAACTAAAACTATAAATTTTGCTATATATCACTATGAATAATAGTGTATATTAATATTATCTAAAAGTTAATATATTGAATAATTTATTTAGCGCTTT
This genomic interval from Candidatus Arsenophonus lipoptenae contains the following:
- the alr gene encoding alanine racemase — encoded protein: MKSPVAVIHSNAIRYNLLQIRKIVVHSRIMAIIKANAYGHGLLEIAKILKDLADGFGVARISEAIMLRNNDITNPILLLAGFVNINELPIIIKNEIDVVIQDIKQIEILEKIKLQKLIKVWMKIDTGMHRLGFRPEEAEILYKRLIECKNIQKPINIISHFSMNDKPGLHDIAFQQLNCFNNFIKNKLGEKSIASSIGILLWQISHLDWVRPGIMIYGASPQEGKQGKDFGLLPAMTLKSYLIAIRKHKAGEPIGYGGIWISDHDTTIGIVAIGYGDGYPSNAPSGTPILINGRKVPIVGKVSMDMTSVNLGINSHDKVGDEAIIWGDLLPVEEIAKHTGISHYELLTKLTSRVLIKYQE
- the folD gene encoding bifunctional methylenetetrahydrofolate dehydrogenase/methenyltetrahydrofolate cyclohydrolase FolD, whose protein sequence is MSAKIIDGKMISEIIKQEIIKKVTLRLSLGKRAPGIAVILIGNHPASKIYVNSKRKACKDVGFISYSYDLTETIFESKLLKLIDKLNKDKTIDGILIQLPLPKNINYIKILEHIDPNKDVDGFHPYNIGRLCQCAPRLRPCTPLGIITLLERYKINLLGLNAVMIGDSNIVGRPMGLELLLAGCITTIANKFSKNLPKIIKQADLLIVAIGKPNFIPGNWIKPGAIVIDVGINRLKNGKLTGDICYLEAQQRASWITPVPGGIGPMTVITLMQNTLQACEEYNDS